A window of Haliscomenobacter hydrossis DSM 1100 contains these coding sequences:
- a CDS encoding SusC/RagA family TonB-linked outer membrane protein, with the protein MEQNQLIGHLWATSFPRGALLAGLLLFFSSLVMAQQVSGTVSDKTSGQGIPGVLVLVKGTTTGAVTDIDGKFNINARSSDTLSFSSTGFTTVEEYVGNRTQITVSMDAAVLELGEMVVTALGIRKESKKLGYATTTVGGEALTENRSPNFMNTLQGKVAGVNISGLGTGPAGTSKIRIRGQSSISGQNNPLIVVNGVPIDNTNFGTNPGNAAADNSIGVRGGGNTSDGGDGLSSINPDDIESMTILKGATAAALYGSRAKDGVIMITTKTRGKSKGIGVSFNSNYTNETPLDFTDYQYEYGQGENGVRPTAPNPTSGQWSFGEKFQPGMTQVLFDGVTVPYEPQFDRVRNFFQNGSNLTNTISLAAATDKGGFNLSFANMDNQGIISNNKFNRKTVNLGFAYDLSSKLSFTGNVNYSNEYNQNPPNIANQDNSIPTALYNLANSMPLSLLDEKKYDAAGNEFVYSRFRNRTNPYWTIAEQFQNIRRDRLFGNLALKYNLTPWLFVQGRIGQDYWSRDQDFNNFPTGHASIAAAPAGFENGTYTQESRRFRETNMDLLISGSRTFGKFGIDFNVGGNQMYRRSDLNSVLVNDFVVRDLYTVMNGRVKDPIYGLSERAVNSVYGSAEFSYKSFLYLNVTARNDWFSTLSEENRSISYPSVSGSYVFSESFGTLPKWLKFGKLRAAYAEVGSDTDVAPYANNLFYGINANLYPNPAGAAQPVGGSQGNTLPNAGLRPMRATEAEIGLELRMFDNRVSLDAAVYQKTTNDQIVSAQISDASGFTNTLINSGKSRNNGVEMLLNLVPIKSSNFRWDLSFNGSYNITKVLSLLTDTPGERITVGTHVFNGELRQVVGQEMGQIYGFGYRRDAQGRQIFGGNGIPLRTTDLISFGSALPKWVGGINNGFVYKNLSVSFLIDFKLGNMMLSGTNFNAYRHGLHKATLQGRAEGGVVGVGVNDKGETNTVKANVQPYWEVVRSLALIEPVVYNGGYWKLRQITAGYDFGKHLPANSAIKGLKLSFVANNVLMLKKWVDNIDPETFGYSSDNLIGMESTGLPSTRSLGFNLNVQF; encoded by the coding sequence ATGGAACAAAATCAACTCATTGGTCACCTTTGGGCTACCAGCTTTCCCCGAGGTGCGTTACTAGCCGGCTTACTATTGTTTTTTTCGAGCCTGGTGATGGCTCAACAAGTTTCGGGAACCGTTAGTGACAAAACTTCCGGTCAGGGCATTCCCGGTGTACTGGTGCTGGTCAAAGGTACCACTACGGGAGCAGTTACCGATATTGATGGGAAGTTCAACATTAATGCCCGCAGTAGTGACACCCTCTCCTTCAGTTCAACGGGTTTCACGACTGTTGAAGAATACGTGGGTAACCGTACCCAAATTACCGTTTCAATGGATGCAGCCGTGTTGGAATTGGGCGAAATGGTGGTTACGGCCCTGGGTATCCGCAAGGAATCAAAAAAATTGGGCTATGCCACCACTACGGTTGGCGGTGAAGCCCTTACCGAAAACCGTTCCCCCAATTTCATGAATACCCTGCAAGGCAAAGTCGCCGGGGTCAACATTTCCGGTTTGGGGACTGGCCCGGCGGGTACTTCCAAAATCCGTATCCGGGGCCAGTCTTCCATTTCCGGGCAAAACAATCCACTGATCGTTGTCAATGGTGTACCCATCGACAACACCAACTTTGGCACCAACCCGGGCAACGCCGCCGCTGACAACTCCATCGGAGTACGTGGAGGGGGCAACACCTCCGACGGAGGCGACGGGCTTTCCAGCATCAACCCCGATGACATCGAAAGCATGACCATCCTCAAAGGAGCCACTGCGGCGGCCTTGTACGGCTCGCGTGCCAAGGATGGGGTCATCATGATCACCACCAAAACCCGAGGAAAAAGCAAAGGCATTGGCGTGAGTTTTAACTCCAACTACACCAATGAAACACCGCTCGATTTTACCGATTACCAATACGAGTACGGACAAGGGGAAAATGGCGTACGGCCCACCGCACCCAACCCCACTTCCGGGCAATGGTCTTTTGGGGAAAAATTCCAACCGGGCATGACCCAGGTCTTGTTTGATGGCGTGACGGTTCCGTACGAGCCACAATTCGATCGGGTGAGAAACTTTTTCCAAAATGGATCTAACCTGACCAATACCATCTCGCTCGCGGCGGCCACCGACAAAGGAGGTTTCAACCTGTCTTTTGCCAATATGGACAACCAAGGGATCATCAGCAACAACAAGTTCAACCGCAAAACGGTCAATCTGGGCTTTGCTTACGACTTGTCCAGCAAACTCAGTTTTACCGGAAACGTCAACTATTCCAACGAATACAACCAGAATCCACCCAACATTGCCAACCAGGACAACTCCATTCCAACCGCGCTCTACAACCTGGCTAATTCTATGCCGCTGAGTCTTTTGGATGAGAAAAAATACGATGCGGCTGGCAACGAATTTGTTTATTCCCGCTTCAGAAACCGTACCAACCCTTATTGGACGATCGCTGAACAATTCCAAAACATCCGCCGCGATCGCCTTTTTGGCAACCTGGCCCTTAAGTACAACCTTACGCCCTGGTTGTTTGTACAAGGCCGTATAGGCCAGGATTACTGGTCTCGTGATCAGGATTTCAACAACTTCCCTACCGGTCACGCTTCAATAGCAGCAGCGCCAGCGGGCTTTGAGAATGGAACCTATACCCAGGAATCGCGCAGGTTCCGCGAGACCAACATGGACTTGTTGATTTCGGGTAGCCGTACCTTTGGAAAGTTTGGCATTGACTTCAACGTGGGCGGCAACCAAATGTACCGTCGTTCCGATTTGAATTCAGTGCTGGTGAACGATTTTGTGGTTCGCGACCTGTACACGGTCATGAATGGCCGGGTGAAAGACCCCATCTACGGTTTGTCGGAAAGAGCGGTGAACTCAGTGTACGGATCGGCTGAATTTTCGTACAAAAGTTTCTTGTACCTCAACGTAACCGCCCGTAACGACTGGTTCTCGACCCTTTCTGAGGAAAATCGTAGCATTTCATATCCATCTGTATCGGGTAGTTATGTTTTTTCTGAATCATTTGGCACCCTGCCCAAATGGTTGAAATTTGGAAAACTGAGAGCTGCCTACGCCGAGGTGGGTAGTGATACCGACGTTGCGCCTTATGCCAATAACCTTTTTTATGGCATCAACGCCAACTTGTACCCCAATCCAGCGGGTGCAGCACAGCCCGTGGGTGGTTCACAAGGCAATACTTTACCCAATGCTGGCTTGCGCCCCATGCGCGCTACCGAAGCAGAAATTGGTTTGGAGTTGAGAATGTTTGACAACCGGGTCTCCCTTGATGCTGCAGTTTACCAAAAAACGACCAACGATCAAATTGTATCGGCGCAGATTTCTGATGCTTCTGGTTTTACCAATACCCTGATCAACAGTGGCAAAAGCCGCAACAATGGGGTGGAAATGTTGCTCAATTTGGTGCCCATCAAAAGCAGCAACTTCCGCTGGGATTTGAGCTTCAATGGATCGTACAACATCACCAAAGTACTGAGTTTATTGACCGATACACCCGGTGAAAGAATTACCGTGGGGACGCACGTCTTCAATGGTGAACTGCGCCAGGTGGTGGGTCAGGAAATGGGCCAAATCTACGGCTTCGGCTACCGCAGAGATGCTCAAGGTCGGCAAATATTCGGCGGCAATGGTATTCCATTGCGCACCACCGACCTGATTTCGTTTGGCTCAGCCTTGCCCAAATGGGTTGGCGGGATCAACAACGGGTTTGTGTACAAAAACCTGAGTGTTTCTTTCCTGATCGATTTCAAACTGGGCAACATGATGCTTTCAGGTACCAACTTTAACGCTTACCGCCACGGTCTCCACAAAGCTACCCTACAAGGCAGAGCGGAAGGCGGCGTAGTGGGTGTTGGCGTAAACGATAAAGGAGAAACCAACACCGTAAAAGCCAACGTTCAGCCTTATTGGGAAGTAGTCCGCTCATTGGCTTTGATTGAGCCGGTGGTGTACAACGGAGGTTACTGGAAATTGCGTCAAATCACTGCTGGTTACGATTTTGGCAAACATTTGCCCGCCAACTCTGCGATCAAAGGTTTAAAACTGAGCTTTGTGGCCAACAACGTCCTGATGCTCAAAAAATGGGTGGACAACATTGATCCAGAAACCTTTGGTTACAGCTCCGACAACCTGATTGGTATGGAATCTACGGGCTTGCCTTCTACCCGGAGTTTGGGCTTTAACCTCAATGTTCAATTCTAA
- a CDS encoding O-acetyl-ADP-ribose deacetylase: protein MIEVIQGDITKIPVDAIVNAANTSLLGGGGVDGAIHRAGGPEILEDCKKIRSKQGGCPVGTAVITTAGKLPAKYVIHTVGPVWNQGKSNEEALLASAYLSSLKLAVEHEVNTIAFPNISTGIYRFPKQRAAEIAMDTVQQFLAVNAVIEKVIFVCFDGENLEIYRELLKTVR, encoded by the coding sequence ATGATCGAAGTAATCCAAGGAGACATCACCAAAATTCCCGTCGACGCCATTGTCAATGCAGCCAATACCTCCTTGCTGGGTGGTGGTGGAGTAGATGGTGCTATCCATCGAGCTGGCGGCCCTGAAATTCTGGAGGATTGCAAAAAAATCCGCAGTAAACAAGGAGGCTGTCCAGTCGGTACAGCAGTGATTACTACTGCGGGCAAACTTCCGGCGAAATACGTCATCCACACCGTAGGTCCAGTTTGGAACCAGGGTAAATCCAATGAAGAAGCCTTGTTGGCGTCAGCGTATTTGAGCAGTCTTAAGCTCGCCGTAGAGCATGAGGTGAATACGATTGCTTTTCCAAACATCAGTACGGGTATTTACCGTTTTCCCAAGCAGCGGGCGGCGGAGATTGCGATGGATACCGTTCAACAATTTTTGGCAGTTAATGCAGTAATTGAAAAGGTGATTTTTGTTTGTTTTGATGGGGAGAATTTGGAGATTTATCGTGAACTCTTGAAGACAGTTCGATAG
- a CDS encoding GxxExxY protein translates to MYLKHRETTDIILKNFYAVYKELGHGFLERVYQNAMFFALQEADLKVEAQRRIKVFFRGKEVGDYFADLIVNDVVIIELKAAVALNPEHEMQLVNYLKATEIEVGLLLNFGKEPEFERKVWVNNKKKLKS, encoded by the coding sequence ATGTACTTAAAACACCGAGAGACCACAGACATCATCCTCAAAAATTTTTATGCAGTATACAAAGAGCTTGGTCATGGTTTTTTGGAACGGGTTTACCAAAACGCCATGTTTTTTGCACTGCAAGAGGCTGATTTAAAGGTAGAGGCGCAACGCAGGATAAAAGTCTTTTTCAGAGGCAAGGAAGTTGGTGATTATTTTGCCGACCTGATTGTGAATGATGTAGTCATCATCGAGCTAAAGGCAGCAGTTGCCTTGAATCCGGAACATGAAATGCAATTGGTCAACTATCTAAAAGCCACAGAAATTGAGGTTGGTCTTTTGTTGAATTTTGGCAAAGAGCCAGAATTTGAACGAAAAGTGTGGGTCAACAATAAGAAGAAATTAAAATCATAG
- a CDS encoding TIGR00730 family Rossman fold protein: MSENQPTTQAHPHMKEWSQELKGQNSWTMFKVISEFVEGFETLNVIGPCVSIFGSARTKADHPYYKLAIDIARRLTIEGYGVITGGGPGIMEAGNKGASLYGGKSVGLNINLPFESNCNPFIDNDKNLQFRYFFIRKVMFTKYAQAFVALPGGFGTMDEVFEVLTLIQTKKINKVPVILVGTKFWSGLKAWMFEVMQEQEHNISPGDLDLLPVTDDPEEVIQIINDFYGHTNKLKPNFELL, translated from the coding sequence ATGTCGGAAAACCAACCAACCACCCAAGCGCACCCCCACATGAAGGAGTGGTCGCAGGAACTGAAGGGCCAGAATTCCTGGACCATGTTTAAAGTGATTTCGGAATTTGTAGAAGGCTTCGAAACCCTAAATGTGATTGGCCCCTGTGTGTCCATTTTTGGTTCGGCACGCACCAAAGCAGACCACCCGTACTACAAACTCGCCATCGACATCGCCCGCAGGCTCACCATTGAAGGTTATGGCGTGATTACCGGAGGTGGCCCCGGCATCATGGAAGCGGGCAATAAAGGGGCTTCACTCTACGGCGGAAAATCGGTGGGTTTAAACATCAATTTGCCCTTCGAATCCAATTGTAACCCCTTCATCGACAACGATAAAAACCTGCAATTTCGCTATTTCTTCATCCGCAAGGTGATGTTCACCAAATACGCTCAGGCTTTTGTGGCGCTTCCCGGTGGTTTTGGCACCATGGATGAGGTTTTTGAAGTGCTGACCTTGATCCAAACCAAAAAAATCAACAAGGTGCCGGTCATTTTGGTGGGTACAAAATTTTGGTCAGGCTTAAAAGCCTGGATGTTTGAAGTGATGCAGGAACAAGAACACAACATCTCCCCGGGCGATCTGGACTTGTTGCCCGTAACCGACGACCCTGAAGAGGTAATCCAGATCATCAATGATTTTTATGGACACACCAATAAACTAAAGCCGAACTTTGAGCTGTTATAG
- a CDS encoding helix-turn-helix domain-containing protein has protein sequence MNQLNLHEGKAEHLRDFPYITELVKLKIQNIQLNSFTVKTNEGIRIGLITEGKFDWVIAGQGYTLFPGDTFLIYPWQEIGSPKGVLDIGALCWISLSPELFDPSGLLQFGAWSSIPESEQRVIGKILAMNKNPVLSRFGAGPQILQRIEHEILQQEIGYRTRVNHLLDELLISLVRHLSKAENFRRDFPQIFSKLEQSLRENLAHPWTVEEMAGLVGLGTTAFTEKVKAFTGFSPLHYLINLRIAEAIKLLRQTKMSLTDIAFDTGFYSSQHFSSTFKKLTGYTPRAYRKTQ, from the coding sequence ATGAATCAATTGAATCTGCATGAAGGCAAGGCGGAACACCTTCGAGATTTTCCTTACATCACTGAATTGGTAAAACTAAAAATCCAGAATATTCAGCTGAATTCTTTTACAGTCAAAACAAACGAAGGGATCAGGATTGGCTTGATTACCGAAGGGAAATTCGATTGGGTCATTGCAGGACAAGGCTACACCCTTTTTCCTGGAGATACTTTTTTGATCTATCCCTGGCAAGAAATTGGTAGTCCCAAAGGCGTACTGGATATTGGTGCCTTGTGCTGGATAAGCCTCAGTCCTGAGCTTTTTGACCCCAGCGGTTTATTGCAGTTCGGGGCATGGAGTAGCATCCCGGAATCAGAACAAAGGGTAATTGGGAAAATATTAGCGATGAATAAAAACCCCGTTTTGTCGCGGTTTGGTGCAGGTCCACAGATCCTTCAACGCATTGAACACGAAATTTTGCAGCAAGAGATCGGCTATCGTACCCGGGTCAACCATTTGCTTGACGAGTTGTTGATCAGCCTGGTTCGGCACCTTAGCAAAGCTGAGAACTTCCGCCGGGACTTTCCTCAAATCTTTTCAAAGTTGGAGCAAAGCCTGCGCGAAAACCTGGCTCATCCCTGGACGGTGGAAGAAATGGCGGGTTTGGTAGGACTTGGTACAACGGCATTTACCGAGAAGGTGAAAGCTTTTACGGGGTTTTCTCCGCTCCATTACCTCATCAATTTGCGGATTGCGGAGGCCATCAAACTCCTGCGGCAAACGAAAATGAGTTTGACGGATATCGCTTTCGATACGGGCTTTTATTCTTCGCAGCATTTTTCTTCGACCTTTAAAAAACTGACTGGCTATACCCCCCGGGCATACCGGAAAACCCAATAG
- a CDS encoding gluconokinase, which yields MAQYVGIDIGTTATKAVVFSGKGQVLFQVTRDYEMYHPQPSWSIQKPAELLDAVLDCIRSATQNRNIAFIAFSSAMHSLLLVDEAGTPLTDCILWADNRAAEQAEQLQASPEGWSIYQKTGIPIHSFSPLTKLLWFKAQEPCLFQRAHKFISAKEYIWHQLTGAYQIDSSMASGTGLMHLQTLQWDADILDFLGIQPAQLSSIVSPYHCTRGLDGQHTFIIGAGDGPLASLGTGAMQPGKMALTIGTSGAVRLPVTQPTIDPQMRTQCYHLAGDQYLSLGAVNNGAVVLQWLKESVLRSDVSYETLFEQAATVAAGSDGLLFMPYLLGERAPIWDAGAKGSIIGLTINHQQAHFVRAALEGIVLGLRHIAEVLVPDATALQQIELKVSGGFAKSELWLQVVADVFQMRVALSQTVEGSAWGAVLIGFKSLGIEYTELPQDEQIFLPNPDHAQVYAAAFTRFKQVYPLLNGLAR from the coding sequence ATGGCTCAATATGTTGGCATAGATATTGGAACCACTGCAACCAAAGCGGTGGTTTTTAGTGGCAAAGGTCAGGTCTTGTTTCAAGTAACCCGCGACTATGAAATGTACCATCCGCAGCCCAGCTGGAGCATTCAAAAGCCCGCCGAACTGCTGGATGCGGTACTGGATTGTATCCGTAGTGCTACCCAAAACCGCAATATTGCCTTTATTGCCTTCAGCTCGGCCATGCACAGCCTGCTATTGGTTGATGAAGCTGGCACTCCCCTCACCGATTGTATCCTCTGGGCCGATAACCGCGCTGCTGAACAAGCAGAACAACTGCAAGCCTCTCCTGAAGGCTGGTCGATTTATCAAAAAACCGGCATTCCAATCCATTCGTTTAGTCCCTTGACCAAATTGCTGTGGTTTAAAGCCCAAGAGCCCTGCCTTTTTCAACGTGCCCATAAGTTCATCAGCGCCAAAGAATACATCTGGCATCAACTCACCGGTGCTTATCAGATAGATTCCTCGATGGCCTCGGGCACAGGTTTGATGCATTTGCAAACCCTGCAATGGGATGCTGATATTCTCGATTTTTTGGGCATTCAACCCGCTCAGCTCTCCAGCATTGTCTCTCCTTACCATTGCACCAGGGGACTGGATGGGCAACACACCTTCATCATCGGTGCGGGTGATGGGCCGCTGGCCAGTTTGGGTACTGGTGCCATGCAACCCGGCAAAATGGCCCTGACCATTGGTACCAGCGGTGCAGTGCGTTTGCCTGTGACGCAACCGACCATCGACCCCCAGATGCGCACCCAATGCTACCACCTGGCTGGGGATCAATACCTGAGTTTGGGGGCAGTGAACAACGGTGCTGTGGTTTTACAGTGGTTGAAAGAAAGTGTGCTGCGCAGCGATGTGTCTTACGAAACCCTGTTTGAACAGGCGGCAACGGTAGCCGCAGGCTCAGATGGGCTATTGTTTATGCCCTATCTGTTGGGCGAAAGGGCACCCATCTGGGATGCTGGGGCCAAAGGCAGCATCATTGGACTGACCATCAATCACCAGCAAGCACATTTTGTACGCGCGGCCTTGGAAGGTATTGTGCTGGGGTTGCGGCACATTGCCGAAGTGCTGGTACCTGATGCAACTGCCTTGCAACAAATTGAACTCAAAGTCAGTGGTGGCTTCGCCAAAAGTGAATTGTGGCTGCAAGTGGTAGCCGATGTTTTTCAAATGCGGGTGGCGCTTTCGCAAACGGTGGAAGGTTCTGCCTGGGGTGCGGTGCTCATCGGGTTCAAATCCCTGGGCATTGAATACACCGAATTGCCGCAGGACGAGCAGATTTTTCTCCCCAATCCCGATCATGCGCAGGTGTACGCTGCGGCTTTTACGCGGTTCAAACAGGTTTATCCGCTGCTGAATGGGCTTGCTCGATGA
- a CDS encoding gluconokinase, translated as MDCILTIDINTSSVRIHAFDLTGEVLGMRKGSYPTFHPQADYSEQDPEQVFITTLYVLKNFINEVIQPQKYKVRALCFCAAMHSVLAVDKNGRPLGNAIIWADNRGIKEAKMLKKSAFRSPIYEATGTPIHPMSPLIKISWMRHQDPERFAQAFKFVSLKEYIVLQLTGEYLIDHSIASSTGLFDIHQLKWNAQALEFAGISPERLSAPVSIFFDEVPLKKEYSKSLGLSSATKVILGSSDGCSATLGSGNIAADRATVTIASSGAVRVASKEILADEKQRFFNYLLAEDYYISGGPTNNVGVVFDWYTQFFGSFNPGQEFEQVRVELLREATQVPAGAKGLLFLPYLLGERAPIWNANARGVYFGLNITHEQKHLLRATIEGILFEMYSIGKLLTDHRSFSSISLTGSYSSIPLFAQILTDIFGLPFNVNTKVDSVALGTALIGLTGMKYYNNLEEASASTHFTETYTPNAQNHELYLRYFEVFERLSGKLEEEFEMIAGLQ; from the coding sequence ATGGATTGTATTCTCACGATTGACATCAATACTTCATCGGTTCGGATCCATGCATTTGACCTGACTGGAGAAGTATTGGGCATGCGCAAAGGTTCTTATCCCACCTTTCACCCCCAAGCAGATTACAGTGAGCAAGACCCTGAACAAGTTTTTATTACGACCTTATATGTACTGAAGAATTTTATCAATGAAGTCATTCAACCCCAAAAATACAAGGTAAGAGCGCTGTGTTTTTGTGCGGCCATGCACAGTGTATTGGCCGTCGATAAAAATGGGCGCCCCTTGGGCAATGCCATCATTTGGGCGGATAATCGGGGCATCAAAGAAGCCAAGATGTTGAAAAAAAGTGCCTTTCGTTCCCCGATTTATGAGGCTACGGGCACGCCCATTCACCCCATGTCGCCACTCATTAAAATCAGCTGGATGCGGCATCAGGATCCCGAGCGCTTTGCCCAGGCCTTCAAGTTTGTATCCTTAAAAGAATACATCGTGTTGCAACTCACGGGGGAATATCTCATAGACCACAGCATCGCCTCCTCCACAGGCTTGTTCGATATCCACCAGTTGAAGTGGAACGCTCAAGCCCTGGAGTTTGCCGGGATTAGTCCGGAGAGACTTTCGGCGCCGGTTTCGATTTTTTTTGATGAAGTACCGCTTAAAAAAGAATATTCCAAATCGCTCGGCCTTTCCAGTGCTACCAAAGTCATTCTTGGCTCCAGCGACGGGTGTTCAGCAACCCTCGGATCGGGCAACATCGCCGCGGACCGGGCTACGGTTACCATTGCTTCTAGTGGCGCCGTACGGGTAGCGAGTAAAGAGATTCTGGCCGATGAAAAGCAGCGTTTTTTCAACTATTTACTAGCCGAGGATTACTACATCTCAGGAGGTCCAACCAACAATGTTGGGGTGGTTTTTGATTGGTATACCCAGTTTTTTGGCAGTTTTAACCCCGGTCAGGAATTCGAACAGGTCAGGGTAGAATTGTTGCGCGAGGCAACCCAGGTGCCCGCCGGGGCCAAGGGGCTGTTGTTTTTGCCTTACTTGCTCGGGGAAAGGGCGCCGATTTGGAATGCCAACGCCCGTGGGGTATATTTTGGATTGAACATTACCCACGAGCAAAAACACTTGTTGCGCGCTACCATCGAAGGCATCTTGTTCGAGATGTACAGCATTGGCAAATTGTTGACCGACCACCGTTCCTTCAGCAGCATCAGCTTGACCGGTTCGTACTCCAGTATTCCCCTGTTTGCCCAAATTTTGACCGATATTTTTGGCTTGCCCTTTAACGTCAACACCAAAGTAGACAGTGTAGCCTTGGGGACGGCACTCATCGGGCTCACGGGAATGAAATATTACAACAATTTAGAGGAAGCGTCGGCGAGTACTCATTTTACGGAGACCTATACGCCAAATGCCCAAAACCATGAGTTGTACCTGCGGTATTTTGAGGTTTTTGAACGGTTGAGTGGGAAGTTGGAGGAGGAGTTTGAAATGATTGCGGGCTTACAGTGA
- a CDS encoding SusD/RagB family nutrient-binding outer membrane lipoprotein: MKKRFHYIFLMLVLLMTVACDEGFDDLNINQTAATSINPVFSLNNAVINASFVSTIVQNEIGIVQQMVSPNSGVLTGANFNQDNRDGTSQNWIRYYRTVIRFSVDVLESTKDQPTRSNLYNMARIWKAHAMMVMTDSYGDVPYTEAGKGYSEQVLLPKYDTQQAIYNDIIKELTEATAALDAAKTVETADVLYGGNIALWKKLGNSLLLRAGMRLSKVDAALAQSTVQKAVQGALMEVNADNCVIRHDANYTNQVGNMLNATEANNFYLAAPFANHLKNTNDPRLGSIAVRYVGAKSGPEQNAARANIDPAVQIGMPFGFDNSGIVGEAAKAGLASFYDYSQVDRTRMVKNTAPMFLVTAAQTQLLLAEAIQRGWATGSAEQAYQKGIRLHMEQMALYDARSAIAGSAIDAYIAANPYDATKAREQINTQYWIASFLNGPEAFANFRRSGFPVLTPNPFPGKAIKGNFINRLTYPNSEISVNKANVDAAIARQGADDLDTKVWWDK; encoded by the coding sequence ATGAAAAAGCGTTTTCACTATATTTTTCTGATGCTTGTGCTGCTGATGACCGTGGCCTGTGATGAAGGTTTTGACGACCTCAACATCAATCAAACGGCTGCAACCAGTATCAATCCGGTTTTTTCCCTCAACAATGCGGTCATCAATGCTTCTTTTGTATCCACTATCGTACAAAATGAAATCGGGATTGTGCAACAAATGGTCTCGCCCAACTCGGGGGTGCTTACTGGTGCCAATTTTAACCAGGATAACCGTGACGGAACTTCACAAAACTGGATTCGTTACTACCGAACCGTCATTCGCTTCTCTGTCGACGTCCTAGAATCAACCAAGGATCAACCGACGCGTAGCAACCTGTATAACATGGCACGCATCTGGAAGGCTCATGCCATGATGGTAATGACCGATTCTTATGGGGATGTGCCCTACACCGAAGCGGGTAAAGGCTACTCCGAACAGGTGTTGTTGCCAAAATACGACACACAACAGGCCATTTACAATGACATCATTAAGGAATTGACCGAGGCTACCGCCGCACTTGATGCCGCCAAAACCGTGGAAACCGCCGATGTTTTGTACGGTGGAAACATCGCGCTGTGGAAAAAATTGGGCAATTCCCTGCTCCTCCGTGCGGGCATGCGCCTGAGCAAGGTAGATGCCGCACTGGCTCAATCAACCGTGCAAAAAGCCGTTCAAGGAGCCTTAATGGAAGTAAATGCCGACAATTGTGTGATCCGGCACGACGCCAACTACACCAACCAGGTTGGCAACATGTTGAACGCCACCGAAGCCAACAACTTTTATTTGGCGGCACCCTTTGCCAATCACCTGAAAAACACCAACGACCCACGATTGGGTTCGATTGCCGTGCGGTACGTAGGGGCCAAATCGGGTCCCGAGCAAAACGCAGCGAGGGCCAACATTGATCCAGCGGTGCAAATTGGCATGCCCTTTGGGTTCGACAACAGTGGTATCGTTGGCGAAGCCGCTAAAGCCGGATTGGCCAGTTTTTACGACTATTCGCAAGTGGACCGCACCCGTATGGTGAAAAACACCGCGCCCATGTTTTTGGTGACGGCAGCCCAAACCCAACTCTTGCTGGCTGAAGCCATTCAACGCGGTTGGGCAACGGGTTCGGCAGAACAAGCCTATCAAAAGGGCATTCGTTTGCACATGGAGCAAATGGCCTTATACGATGCCAGATCAGCTATCGCTGGTAGTGCGATTGATGCCTACATTGCGGCCAATCCATACGATGCCACCAAGGCTCGGGAGCAAATCAATACCCAGTACTGGATTGCGTCTTTCCTGAATGGCCCCGAGGCTTTTGCCAATTTCCGCCGCAGTGGATTCCCGGTGCTCACGCCGAATCCATTCCCTGGCAAAGCCATCAAAGGGAATTTCATCAACCGTTTGACGTACCCCAACTCCGAAATTTCAGTCAATAAGGCCAACGTAGACGCAGCCATTGCTCGTCAAGGTGCCGATGACCTGGACACCAAAGTTTGGTGGGATAAGTAG